The genomic segment CGTCCAGAAAGAAGCCCGCCTACACACACCCATGTACTATTTCCTGGGCAGCCTCTCAGCAGTAGAAGTGTGCTACACGGCTGTGGTGGTGCCGCACATCCTGGCCAACATCCTACAGTCGGAGAAGACCATCACCCTCCTGGGCTGTGCCACTCAGATGGCTTTCCTCATCGGACTGGGCAGTGCCGATTGCTTCCTCCTGGcagccatggcctatgaccggtACGTTGCGATTTGCCGTCCCTTGCGGTACCCTCTCATCGTGACTCTAACTCTGTGTGCCCGCTTGATTGTGACCTCAGTGGTCACTGGTTTGGGCCTGTCCTCACAACTGGTGGCCTTCATCTTCTCTCTGCCCTTCTGCCGCGCTCGGGGTATCGAACACTTCTTCTGCGATGCGCCACCCGTGATGCGTCTTGTCTGTGCCAACAGCCACGTCCATGAGCAGTCGGTGCTGGTGGCGGCCACACTGGCCATCGCCGTGCCTTTCCTCCTTATCGCCACCTCCTACGCCTTCATTGTGGCTGCTGTGCTCAAAATCCACTCGGCAGCTGGCCGCCACcgggccttctccacctgctcctcccacctcactgTGGTCCTGCTGCAGTATGGCTGCTGTGCCTTCATGTACCTGCGCCCCAGCTCCAGCTACTACCCCAAGCAAGATCAGTTCATCTCACTGGTGTACACCTTAGGAACCCCAGTGCTCAACCCCCTTATCTACACCCTGAGGAACAGTGAGATGAAGGGGGCCATAGGGAGAGTTCTTACCAGGGATTGTGTCTCCCAGAAGTGCTAGGATAGGGTAGGCCTATCAGCAAGGGTTCCAGTTCATGAAAATCCCCATGCAACTGAGATTTCTCTCAGCTGATGTTAGAACTGTCTCTAAAAATAGTGCAGATTATCTGGGTACTAGGTGAGCCAGAAACCTGTAAAATGTTTCTGCCATGTTACTCAGTAATTCCTCTTCTAGCAAGGAAATATACAAGCAAATCATCATAAGGTAATATAGAGTGACAATTGTAAGACAATATCCAATATCTTGAAAGCAGATAGGTCATTCAATAgattttaactgaaaaaataattaaagggaCTCTATGCAGAAGTACGAGTAAAGGAACCAGTAAGAGGTGGCAGGACACTTATATACTGGTGATGAAAAGGAGCCATTAGTTACCACCCCTAGACTAAAATGCAAAAGGCCGCTACAGTATTATCTGAGACCAGTGAGAGCTAAACCTATCAAGAGAAACTACTTGGTAGGAACTGTAACTTCAGGGGACAAAGCAACTATTGACAGAAATATGGTCATGTGAGGAGAGAGCAGCGAGATAAATATTCCATCCTCTCTCTATTTCTACCCATTCATCTCTTGTCTCATCTCCATTGGTCAGACCCAGCCAGAAGCAAGATGGTAGGGAAAACTGAAAGGTTCAGTCCACGGAATTTACGGACAGGACAGGACACAGCAGAGAGTATCTTGGAAGTTAGAGGCAAGCAGATAATGTCCAGAACAAAAGTTGTTTGTTATAGTATTATACATAACAATGAAAATGCATTAACAATCCACTTTCCCCATAATAAAATATTGGTTAAATAATCACTGTATGAAGAAATATTATGGAAtcttgaaatatgttttcaaatactAGTTATTAGTAATTGCTATCATTAAGTGCTCACTCTGGCAGAAACTGTGTTAAGTgactatatacacatatgtatatgtatatataatattcattCTGTCTATATATTCATTCTCTTTATATGTAGAGAgagaacaaatatatatatatatatatatatatatatatatatatatatatatatattttcacctAATCTTCAAAAACCCTATGAAGTCTGTCCTATCCCTCTTTTCCAAGGAttgaaactgagtcacagagattAGTTAACCGGCATgatgtcacacagctaataagtggtagagctgggatttgaacaaaCCTCAGAGGCAATTTAATACTTTTAAGTACCACAAGCAAGATGTAAGCTGCATTATCCAGGACGATTCAGATGTTTGAAAAATATACCATGTGCGTACATTAGGAAAGATAGTAGGTATACATACACCAGAATATTGACTATGGCCATCTCTGCTTTGAGAGATAATGaatgatctttattatattcattattcatttttatctttctttgcttcccaggtgacaaatacattatttttgaaCTCGTATCAAATAACTTAGGAAGCACACTTTCATGAAGAATCTGATTCATTAGGTTGAACTATGGGAAAAGACTCCCATCTGACCACTTTTCATCTACAAAGGAGAGTATCTTATGTTACAACCTAATGCATTCATTTAGCATAAACCTCCTAATTTCCCACAAAGGATGCATTCTATCTGTCATATATCCCTATATTGCTAATTTTatctttcctgcttcctttttattttcaaaattacccTTGAAGAGTTCttaaagttaaattattttaactaaaCTGATCCAGCAATTGTGTGGACCCGAAAGTTGTAATGCATTCTGCTCCTGTCATCTCCTTCATGTGAAAAGTTGTAGTTATAACACCAAAGTAGAAAGTCTCTTCCTCTAAACAGGTATGATGGGGGGGAAGCAAATTCTCTAGCTGAGGGACCTGCTTTTCAAAATGCCAGGCCAGAGTCCAGATATCATGCACCAATTTCATATGCAAATTTTTCTCAGAATTGAGGAGAATGAAACAAGAGgaaatagagagggagggagggaaggagggaggggttcCAACTGCACTGTAATGCCGCATTTGATGTCAGGAAACATACTTCAAATTAATTTAGaactcaaaaaagaaagagaatcaaGAAAGATAAGTTTGGGTTATAAGGCTACTGGAGAAAAGTCATTCAAGGATTGATTCCATATTACTGGGCACCACCAGACCCCCATCATTCAGACATCCTAGCAGCAATGGATAAGCCTTATTTCcttaatgaaaaacatttcaCAAACACATGTCTAGCAGTTTAACAAGAGCCTCATTTTTTTGTATCCAAATGTGTTTACTGGGATGGTTTCCCACTAGTTTTGATTCAGGGCTCTTGTAGTGGGGCTTCCGTCTAAAAGAGCATCCTCTGTAAGCCTTGCTCTTCCCTGTAGGCTGGCAGAGGACAGTGGAGCAGCTGATATACAAAACTACTGTCTGTGCATGGCTAAAGATGGTGGCGATTTTGTAGCCTCCCGGACATTTCTCACCCATTAAACAGGAACTGGGGCTCTGCACCAGCCACTTCTTCTTGTGTTTCCTCTGCTCGTCTTCTGAAGAGGGATGGAGACCTTTGCTAGAAGCATATTCTCGTGAGCAGGTCGTCACCGCTGGAAGAGGCTGACAAGTCTTTAAAGAATCATGGGCCATGAAAAGTGCAAGGTGTAACAGGATCATGGGGGAATGTGTGCCTATGTGTGCCTGGaggtatatttttttcattaagtcCCCAAAGACCCTATATAACAGTTGCCTTATGATTCTCTTTACTTGATTGGATAAATTTTAGACATCTAAGATCATAAAGTTCTGAAAAGTACTTCCTCTGTCTAGACCTGGGGCCAAAACTAACAGACCCTCTGGCTATATATCAATGTCTCCTAGACTTTAAATTCTGTTGCCTATTCTCTTCTTATGCTCCAagtcttctggtacccgtatcaTTGACTCTCACCTACCTAGTTTACTCTGCCTTGTACAGCTTCTTTGGGTTGACTTTCTAAACTACTCATGATCGTTTGCcctgataatatttctttatgAACATGGTTGGTTCTTTATCTGGGGTTTGATATGAATCTATAAATTAATTTGAAAGGTCACATctttaaaatatggaaatgaggttcctcaaaaactaaaagcagaaatagaatacaacccaggaactccacttctaggaatttacctgaagacaaTAAAATCTCtgttttgaaaagatatatgcacccctgtatttattgctgcattatttacaatagccaagatttagAAGTAACCAAAgtctccatcaatagatgaatggataaagaagaggtggtacatatatacaacggaatattattcagccataaaaaagaaagaaatcctgccatttgtgacaattagatggacttagagggcattatgttaagccaggtggagaaagacaagtaccatatgacttcacatatttgtagaatataaaaactaaacaaaacaaaatgaacaaaatagcagtaggcccatagacactgagaagtaactggtagttaccatgggggaggagttgggggttGAAATAGGGGAGGGggaataaagaagcacaaaatctcaattataatataaattagccacagggatgaaagtacaacattgaaaatatagtcaataattctaacatttctatgttgacagatagtaactacactagtaggggtgagcatttaataatgtgtataactgtcaaatcactatgctgtatatttgaaaccaatatggcattgtatatcaactatacttcaataaaaaaatcaaaactttaaaaatttttctacaaAAAGTGTTGATGACCTATgtacagggattttttttattgtttccctttgTGGCCAATAATACGAAAGTTTGcattaatgtaaaataaatgtttcttgagttctgaaaaaaagaaaagaaaaatgtgttcttCACATTCTCTTATCCAGAGAAGAAGCTGGGTTTTAGAAAGTTCTGCTTGGAATAGGGTGAGATAAAGAGAGATGCCAGGAAAGGAGGGGTACTACGGAATTCTTCTAAGCAACAGTCCTGTGTAGAAGGACAGATCACTCAGAGGTCATTCTTGCCTGATTTAACCAAATAATGTGAAGCCCAATATGGcatctcttttaaaataatgggtCCCAAAGAGGAGGAACTTTCCCAGTGGCTTTTCTTAAAGCAAATACAACTTTAAACATGTTTGGAGGAAATTTCCTGGATTAACCAACTATAACAAAACGAATGAGCAACCTTTCACATGGTGATCACAGACACGTGCTCTCTGGGGCCTGCAGGATGGCGTCCTCATTACTACCTATACGCAGTGGGAGTCTGTGGATGGGTGTTCTAGCAAGTCCAATTAGTGGGAAGTGTTCATGGCAGCTCAGGTCTCACAAAAGCCATACAGTGCATTAAAATGACCCTAGTCTGGGCAATTGGGAATGCGATTTTTATACTGAGCTTTGCCACTTAAATGTTAAGTTACTCCAGGCAAACTGTGAAAGCCCTTATAGTTGAGTCTCTTTATCTATATTGTGAATGGTTGGGCTAAAGATGTTCATGAACATCAATGTaaaactgtaatttttatttttattctattaagtagaaaatacaaagaagaattTTGTCCCATCCTTCTCTTTTTGCTCCCTTTTTCCTCCTATGCTTATATTCTATTTCTCTATTTAAACTAGTCCTTCTATTGGACACTGTCCCATACCTACTGATTTTTGTGACTGTCCCCATAATTTTAACTCTAACCCAAccatattgttttatttggacCTCCTTAGTTACCTccctttaattttatgtatcagttCCCTCCCAATTCTGCTAAGTCAGTATTACCATTTTCAAAATCTCCATCTAATGCTGTAACTCCTTGTAAACCTTCCATTTACATCAAACATATCAGAGGTTTTTCTGTATTGGACTTAACAtattaaaaatcccacaaaagCTCAAACactcttttggttataatggtCAATCAAGAGAGTTATCTCTTGGCATaggaaaaatacagataaattgTATGGATGAGTGCATACAGAGGTTAAATTAAGAATGCTTCCTCTCTTGTGAAGAATCACTCATAAAACCATAGTTCATTCCTTATTATAGGGTGAGCCATAACAGTTTTGTAACAACATAATTATATTCATCAGCAATGATAGGGACAAAATGGCCTTATTCACAAGCATATAGCCTATCTGTGGTCAGTGATTCCATGGCCACGGTAATAGCAATCAAAAAATAACCTAGAATGTGGAGGACTCACTAGGTGCCAAACAGCAGTTGTTATCTCTGTGAAGAAATATAAagccataaaactagaagaaatccACTAAGCAGTGAGTGGTGAAAGAACAGAGGAGAGGTCCAAGGACTAAGCTGAAGGCCACACCAGCATTTAAGGTTTGGGAAGATACTGAGGATGAAGCAAGTAGGGCGGAAGTAGCCGCCTCTGAGGGAAGATAAAAAACAAGAGTGTGATATAAACACTAGTACATGCTAACAATTCCCAGGCATGTAGCTTTGCCTCAAACCTGTCCCCTGAACTATATAATTCCATATTAACCGTCTATCTAATCTCCATGGTACATTCTAATTTGACATGTCAAAGTCAGCCCTTGACTTCCTTCCCAACCAGCTCCTCTGCCATGTCTTCCATCTGAGGTCAATGACGATTCATTGAATGAGCCACCTCTTCCGTTTGCACCCACACATCCTACCCATGGGCCAATCCTTTCAGCCCCACCTTGCCAAAGAGCCAGAATGTGACTGCTGCTCGCTCTTCTGTCTTTGTAGCTCTGGTCCTCGGCACTATCATCCATAGCTTGATTATTTCACATCTTTTCTAAGTGGGTCCTAGTTACCACTCTTCCCTTTACAGAGTTTTTTTACTCAGCAATCATAGAGACTCTTTGGCAATGTTCATTTGAACATGGCGCTCCTCTCTGCAGATCCTTCTGGTGACTTGCCATGTCCCTTGGGCTAAAATTCAGAGTCTGTCCTAGGACCCTGAAAGACGGTCATCAGATCTGGGTCCCTCTCTGACCTTGCCTCCTGCACTTTGCCCTTGCTGATTCAGTTAAGGGTCAGGAGTTTGATGTTCTGAGAGAAGCAATTCCAGTAGTGGTCAAGACGTACAGCTTTACTCTGCCACTTTAATAGCCTTATTATGCCTGGCTGAACCACCTCCCTGTGATTCAATttcctatctataaaatgagactgCATTTATTACTTcataaaaaattatctcaaatcTTAAGGGTTTAAAACAACAGCACACATTCATCATCCTACCCGGTCTCTAAGGATCAGGAAGTCAGGTGAGGCTGTCCGGGAGTTTCCACCTTAGATTGTGTCATTAGGTTACACTGAAGATACCATCTAGGCCGTAGCCTTCTGAAggcttggctggggctgcagaAGCTGCTTCCAAGGCAGCTCACTCATAGGGGTGCCGACAGGAGGCCCCAGAGCTCTGCTGGCTGCTGTCATTAGGACTGGAGAGTCCCACTTGAGTGTCCTCATGATATGGCAGCTGGTGTCTCCCAGAGCAAGTTACACGAGGCAGAAACTAAATGTCTTTTACGACCTGGCCTTGGCAGTTACATGCCATCATTCTGCAGTACGTTATTGTTTGCGTAGGTTAGTCCCCTTCCGTGTGGGGCGGTACAAGGGCATAGGTGACAAGCGGCAGGGACCACGGGCACCATCTTGGGGGATAGCTGTCAGATACACTGCTGTAATAGTTCCTATTCATAGGGTGGTTGTTGACGATAAATGAGTCCACCCCCGTAAAGCCCTTCGCACTGCTCCTGGCTCAGAGGAAGTACTCAGTAAGTACTAACTGCTACTGTTGTTTACATTGTTTCTGAGCATATCAAAAAATCTCCCTCCTCAGAACCTTTATATTTGCTATTCTCCCTAACAGGAAATATTCTTCTTGCATATATCTTTCCCCTCACCCCTGTGTTCTGCCCAAGCAACCCCTGTGAAGTATGTTTTTATGGACTCATATTTCACTCTCCACCCAccttgtttgctttattttctatctttacttAATAGCATATCTTTTCTTAGTTGAttgattccattttttctttttggcatatgtttaaggtatacaacttgatggcttgatatacatatacaatgtGAAGTAGTTACCATAATCAAGCTAATTTCTATATCATCACGTCTTatagctaattttttttcttttgatgagaaTAGTTAGGATTTACTCTCCTAGCAAACTTCAACTATACAGTATAGTATTATTACCTGTAGTCACTATGCTATACATTAGATGCCCAGAACTTGTATCATCTTGTATAATTGAAACTTTGTACCCCtggaccaacatctccccatgtCTTTCTCCAGTCAAACCCCTGGTAAACACCATTCTACAATCTGGTTCTATCAGTTCAATGTTTAAAGATTCCATATAAAGTAAGATGATGCAGTATTTGCCCTTCTGTACTTAGCAAAATATCCTTGGAGTCCATTTATgctatcacaaatggcaggatatccttaatttttaaggctgagtaatattccattatgtgtatgtaccacatttcctttatcttttcaCTTGGAAACATGGTTTaaattcctttggataaatactcgGAATGGGAGTGCTATGGTatcctattttcaatttttttaggaactctgtactgttttccataataagtacaccaattcacattcctacCCTCATGTGCCAGGCTTCCCATTTGTTATCTATTGTCGTTTTGACAATAGATGTTGTAAACAGGCATGAAGTGATgtactgtggttttgacttgcaattccctggtgattagtaACGTTGAATGTCTTTTCACATACCTGATGGCCATTTATATGCCCTCTTTGGAGGAATGTCTCTTCCAgttctttacccatttttaaaaatcaggtcagttgagttgtatgagttccctTACATATTTTCAATATGAACCCTCAATCAGATAATGgtgtacaaatattttctcccaatccaATGGTTgccttttgctgtgcagaagcttttcagtttgatgtagtaccacttgtgATTTTtgcttctgctgcctgtgattttatgtcatatccaaaaaattgtTGCCAAAACTAACATCAAGGatatttttccctctgttttcttctacgagttttatgtTAAAGCCTTAGGTTAAAGGTCCAGTCCATTTGAATTGGTTTTGTTATGATGTACAAGATAAGGGTTCATTTCATTCTTGTGCatgtgtctggttttggtatcagaagaatactggccttgtaaaatgagtttgtaagCTTTCTCCTCttaaattttttggaaaagtttaagaagTTTTGGtgctaattcttctttaaatatttggtaacatttactagtgaagccatctggccctgGAATTTTTTCTCTTTGGGAAAGTTTTTGATTCCTACTTCAACCTTATTAGTAATTGATCacttcaggttttctatttcttctatgatTTAGTCTTTGTAGGTTGTACATATCTAGGAATTAACTATTTCTTCTAAGGTATTCATATTGGTGTTGGCTTATAATTGTTTCTAGcggtctcttatgatcctttgcaTTTCAAGTGGTATCAGTAGTAGTGGCTCCTTTTTcatgtataattttattaatttgagctatctcttttttcttagctaaaggtttgtcagggcta from the Manis javanica isolate MJ-LG chromosome 11, MJ_LKY, whole genome shotgun sequence genome contains:
- the LOC140844335 gene encoding olfactory receptor 10W1-like, which encodes MTWGNRSVLMEFVFLAYPSHPELRVLSFLGVSLVYTLIVSGNVLIVVAVQKEARLHTPMYYFLGSLSAVEVCYTAVVVPHILANILQSEKTITLLGCATQMAFLIGLGSADCFLLAAMAYDRYVAICRPLRYPLIVTLTLCARLIVTSVVTGLGLSSQLVAFIFSLPFCRARGIEHFFCDAPPVMRLVCANSHVHEQSVLVAATLAIAVPFLLIATSYAFIVAAVLKIHSAAGRHRAFSTCSSHLTVVLLQYGCCAFMYLRPSSSYYPKQDQFISLVYTLGTPVLNPLIYTLRNSEMKGAIGRVLTRDCVSQKC
- the LOC118968085 gene encoding small ribosomal subunit protein eS27-like; the encoded protein is MILLHLALFMAHDSLKTCQPLPAVTTCSREYASSKGLHPSSEDEQRKHKKKWLVQSPSSCLMGEKCPGGYKIATIFSHAQTVVLYISCSTVLCQPTGKSKAYRGCSFRRKPHYKSPESKLVGNHPSKHIWIQKNEALVKLLDMCL